TCACCTCAGGAGGTCACAGTTATGACGACGGTCCTTGTGGTGGACGACTCGCCGCTCGATCGGAAGCTGGTGGGATCACTCCTCGAGAAAAAATTCGGCTGGAAGGTAGAATACGCTGCCTCCGGCGCGGAGGCACTTGCCCGAGTAAAACAGAGCCCGCCGGACCTGGTGATTACCGACATCAGCATGCCAGAAATGGATGGACTGGAACTTGTCCGGCACCTTCGCGAAACCTTTCCTGAGGTCCCCGTCATTCTGACCACAGCTTTTGGTACTGACATGCTGGCCATTGAAGCTCTGGAACGGGGTGCCGCCAGTTATGTGCCGAAGTCGCAACTCTCCACCAGACTCGCCGAAACGGCAGATTCCGTTCTGCGAATTGCCGAACAGAACCGAGAGCGCGAACGGCTCTTCGAATGCCTCGAATTCATCGAATTTGAATACCTGCTGGACAACGAACCGGAATTGATCCAGCCGCTGGTCTCAGTGGTTCAACAGACCCTGGCTGGGGTGCGGTTCACAGATTTTCCCGGCCGACTGCAAATGGGGATCGCCCTGAAGGAGGCTCTCTTAAACGCTCTGTTCCATGGCAACCTCCAAATCAGCAAAGAAGAGATTGAAGCGGTGTCGGATCGTCTCCTGGAGGACGATGAATTGAGCCTGGTGGAGAAACGACGCCGTGAACCTCCATACCGGGACCGAAAAATCCGAGTCCATATCAAAATCACGCGGGAAGAGGCTGTGTTCACCATAACCGACGACGGGCCAGGATTTGACGTGGAAAAAGTTGTCCGAAAGAAAGACCAGACACCGGAACTGGAGCAGCAGCGGGGCCTCTCCCTGATGCAAACATTCATGGACGAAGTCCGCTTTAATGAGCGCGGCAATCAGGTGACGCTCGTTAAACGACGTCCAGTAAATTCTCGGTGAGTTGCGCGATCAGGGGATAATCTGCACATTCGCTCCTCAACACAAAGGGGAACTGCGAAAGATTTCTCCACCGGTCCTTGCTATGCAGCGTTTTCTCCGCGTCTTGCTCATCGATCACAAAGATAGCTTCGTCCACAACCTCGCGCGCTACTTTCGCAACCTTTCTTGCGAGGCGAGCGTACAGCGGGTTTCGTCACTGCCTGACAGACACACTATCCGCGGAAACTTCGACCTTGTGGTCCTCTCCCCAGGCCCGTGCGCGCCCCGGAACGCCGGAACCGTGGAGCTTGTGCGTAGCATTGCTGGTGACGTTCCCATTCTCGGCGTGTGTTTGGGACATCAAATCATTGCCGAGGCCTTTGGCGCACGGATCTCCCAAGCATCCCACCCCGTGCACGGAGAAGCTTCTCTCATGTGGCATGATGGGCAGTGCGAGTTCGCACGGTTCGCCAGTCCTTTGCTGGTGGGACGGTATCACTCTCTGATCGTTGAGGCCGGGTCGTTGCCCTCGGAGCTTTGCGTTAGCGGATGGCTCGAAGACGGCACGGTTATGGCCATCCGGCACACGCGTCTGCCGATTGTGGGATGGCAGTTCCATCCCGAGTCCATCCTGACTCCGGATGGAATGCAACTCCTCGAAGCGTTTATTGGCTGGATCGAAGAGTGGCCACGGGGACAACTGGGAGTTGTCCAGGCTCAGGGCGTCAATCCGGTTACGACAACAAACCGTAGTTCTTGAGCGTGGTGCGGAGTTTGGCCTCCTGCTCGGGCGACAAAGGTGTCAACGGAAGTCGCAACTCACCGGTATCGCGTCCCAAAAGTCGCATCGCAGCCTTAATGGGGATCGGATTCGTGGCAAGCCCTAGCATGTCTCGTGCAAGCGGGAAGAGCTTCTTATGCCAGCGAAAGGCCTCCGCGATATTACCCTGTTCGAAAGCCGCGATCATCGCCTTCATATCGTGGGGAACGATGTTCCCGATCACCGAGATCACCCCGCGCCCGCCCACTGCCATGATCGGAAGAGTCAGGCTGTCGTCCCCGCTGAGCACCGTTAAATCGGTCTGCGTGGTGATCTGCGAGACCTGATCCAATGAGCCACTCGCCTCTTTCACCATGGCAATATTCGGGAACTCGGCCAAGCGAAGAAACGTCTCGGGCTCGATGTTCCTACCGGTGCGTCCCGGGATGTTGTAGACGCAGATGGGAATATCCACCGCCTGAGCGAGAAGTTTGAAATGCTGGTAAAGCCCTTCCTGTGTCGGCCGATTGTAATACGGCGATACAATGAGGACCGCATCCGCGCCCACCTGGGCCGCCCACCGAGTAAGTTCCAGCGCCTCTTCCGTACTATTCGAACCAGTGCCCGGCATTACCTTGACTCGGCCCGCCACCGTTTTGACGACGGCCGAGATCACTTCTCGATGTTCGGGATGCGAGAGCGTCGGTGACTCTCCGGTAGTCCCCACCGGGCAGATACAGGTGACTCCCGCCTGAACCTGGAACTCCACCTGCTCTTCCAGAGCCTTGTAATCCACCTTGCCGTCCCGGAAAGGTGTAATAATCGCAACAGACAGCCCAGCGAATTGTTCAGCACGCGTCGCCATGATGAATCCACGCTTCTTGGGTGATAAACGAGAACGTAGCCCAAAAACACCTTAATGAATGTCGGGCGAAAACATCTCGCGATGGGAGGCTGCCCAAACCATCAATTCTTTCATTTCTCGAACCGCCTGGCACATTCCAACCATGACGGCTCTGGCGATAATACTATGGCCGATGTTCAGTTCTTCCATGCCAGGTATGGCTGCAATCGGTTGGACATTACGGTAGGTCAGGCCATGGCCGGCGTGTAAATGCAATCCCCGCTGCAGGACATCGCGGGAGGCGTCACGCAAAATGATCAGTTCCCGGTGCTGCTCTTCGCCCCGTGCGTTAGCATAACAGCCGGTGTGCAGCTCCACCGCCTTTGCCCCCGTTTTTTCAGACGCTTCGATCTGGCGTATATCAGGATCGATAAAGAGGCTCAC
This is a stretch of genomic DNA from Thermogutta terrifontis. It encodes these proteins:
- the dapA gene encoding 4-hydroxy-tetrahydrodipicolinate synthase, with the protein product MMATRAEQFAGLSVAIITPFRDGKVDYKALEEQVEFQVQAGVTCICPVGTTGESPTLSHPEHREVISAVVKTVAGRVKVMPGTGSNSTEEALELTRWAAQVGADAVLIVSPYYNRPTQEGLYQHFKLLAQAVDIPICVYNIPGRTGRNIEPETFLRLAEFPNIAMVKEASGSLDQVSQITTQTDLTVLSGDDSLTLPIMAVGGRGVISVIGNIVPHDMKAMIAAFEQGNIAEAFRWHKKLFPLARDMLGLATNPIPIKAAMRLLGRDTGELRLPLTPLSPEQEAKLRTTLKNYGLLS
- a CDS encoding anthranilate synthase component II, with product MQRFLRVLLIDHKDSFVHNLARYFRNLSCEASVQRVSSLPDRHTIRGNFDLVVLSPGPCAPRNAGTVELVRSIAGDVPILGVCLGHQIIAEAFGARISQASHPVHGEASLMWHDGQCEFARFASPLLVGRYHSLIVEAGSLPSELCVSGWLEDGTVMAIRHTRLPIVGWQFHPESILTPDGMQLLEAFIGWIEEWPRGQLGVVQAQGVNPVTTTNRSS
- a CDS encoding response regulator, translating into MTTVLVVDDSPLDRKLVGSLLEKKFGWKVEYAASGAEALARVKQSPPDLVITDISMPEMDGLELVRHLRETFPEVPVILTTAFGTDMLAIEALERGAASYVPKSQLSTRLAETADSVLRIAEQNRERERLFECLEFIEFEYLLDNEPELIQPLVSVVQQTLAGVRFTDFPGRLQMGIALKEALLNALFHGNLQISKEEIEAVSDRLLEDDELSLVEKRRREPPYRDRKIRVHIKITREEAVFTITDDGPGFDVEKVVRKKDQTPELEQQRGLSLMQTFMDEVRFNERGNQVTLVKRRPVNSR